In Zea mays cultivar B73 chromosome 7, Zm-B73-REFERENCE-NAM-5.0, whole genome shotgun sequence, the following proteins share a genomic window:
- the LOC103633710 gene encoding potassium channel AKT3: MPLSGRPWGGGGGSGGGSSGRLASSGALLPAALGGARSGRRPRLRRFIVSPHDPRYVAWEHSLVALVAYSAWVAPFEFGFVPDPRGALAVADNAVNAAFAVDIALTFFVAYADGGTYLLQDDPRRIAWRYARSWLALDVASTVPTEVYRRVLPRQARSYNFFGMLRLWRLHRVGTLFAQLEKDRKFRYFWVRCTRLICVTLFAVHCAGCFYYLLADRYPDPGHTWLSSSMPDFKQQSVWKRYAASMYWSITTLTTVGYGDMHAVNTGEMVFTTFYMLFNLGLTAYLIGNMTNLVVHGTSRTRKYRDAIKAATSFAVRHQLPPRLQEQMVSHLSLKFRTDSEGLQQQETLDALPKAIRSGISHYLFFALVQGVYLFQGVSNDLIFQLVSEMNAEYFAPREDVILQNEAPSDFYILVTGSVELVELRNGSEQVAGVARAGDVVGEIGVLCYKPQLFTARTRSLCHLLRMERSAFLRIVQANVGDGTIIINNLIQYLKEKRDSGAIAGVAEEIEYLLARGQLELPVTLCYAASRGDDFLMHQLLKRGVDPNESDNYWHTALHVSASGGHEQCIKLLLEHGADPNASDAQGRVPLWEALSRGHRGAAQLLADGGADLASGDAALYARAAVEAGDVALLEDVARHGGDVTVACCDDGGTALHRAVLQGDVGMARALLEHGADADREDGGGRTPRDLAGQLGHRDMHQLFGPPSQSQHREAVESPIRRQGSGTEDHGSSCRPAVAVAARPAVTRFKSAPAARVPVAVAQHDGAGSSPSPSSSRHSSPRRMVSFRNSLFGVLSSSQVNRHDGAAGGGGHSRHERHTHSRSRVRVTVSCPEQGVGARKLVFMPETMAQLVELAGSQFGFAPTRVVTTDGAQVDDARLVRDGDHLLVVTHQWQRVPDTKIVHTNQ; the protein is encoded by the exons aTGCCGTTGAGTGGCAGGCcatggggcggcggcggcggcagcggtggCGGCAGCTCGGGTAGGCTCGCGTCGTCCGGCGCGCTCCTCCCGGCGGCGCTGGGCGGCGCGCGCAGCGGGCGGCGGCCCCGGCTCCGGCGGTTCATCGTGTCCCCCCACGACCCGCGGTACGTGGCGTGGGAGCACTCGCTGGTGGCGCTGGTGGCGTACTCGGCGTGGGTGGCGCCCTTCGAGTTCGGGTTCGTCCCGGACCCGCGGGGCGCGCTGGCCGTCGCCGACAACGCCGTGAACGCGGCGTTCGCCGTGGACATCGCGCTCACCTTCTTCGTGGCGTACGCGGACGGCGGGACGTACCTGCTGCAGGACGACCCCCGGCGGATCGCGTGGCGGTACGCCCGCTCCTGGCTCGCGCTCGACGTCGCCTCCACCGTGCCCACCGAGGTGTACCGCCGGGTCCTGCCGCGCCAGGCCAGGAGCTACAACTTCTTCGGCATGCTCCGGCTCTGGCGCCTGCACCGCGTCGGCACGCTCTTCGCACA ACTGGAGAAGGACAGGAAGTTCCGCTACTTCTGGGTTCGATGCACAAGGCTCATCTGC GTGACGCTGTTCGCGGTGCACTGCGCGGGGTGCTTCTACTACCTGCTGGCGGACAGGTACCCGGACCCGGGGCACACGTGGCTGAGCTCCTCCATGCCGGACTTCAAGCAGCAGAGCGTGTGGAAGCGGTACGCCGCGTCCATGTACTGGTCCATCACCACGCTCACCACCGTCGGGTACGGCGACATGCACGCCGTGAACACGGGCGAGATGGTGTTCACCACGTTCTACATGCTCTTCAACCTCGGCCTCACCGCCTACCTCATCGGCAACATGACCAACCTCGTCGTCCACGGCACCAGCCGCACCAGGAAATAC AGGGACGCGATCAAGGCGGCGACGAGCTTCGCGGTGCGGCACCAGCTGCCGCCGCGGCTGCAGGAGCAGATGGTGTCCCACCTGAGCCTCAAGTTCAGGACCGACTCGGAGGGGCTGCAGCAGCAGGAGACGCTGGACGCGCTGCCCAAGGCCATCCGCTCCGGCATCTCGCACTACCTCTTCTTCgccctcgtccagggcgtctaccTCTTCCAGGGCGTCTCCAATGACCTCATCTTCCAGCTG GTCTCTGAGATGAACGCCGAGTACTTCGCGCCCAGGGAGGACGTCATCCTGCAGAACGAGGCGCCGTCCGACTTCTACATCCTAGTCACCGGTAGTGTG GAGCTGGTAGAGCTCCGGAACGGTTCAGAGCAG GTGGCTGGGGTGGCCAGGGCCGGCGACGTCGTCGGCGAGATCGGGGTGCTGTGCTACAAGCCCCAGCTCTTCACGGCGAGGACGCGGTCCCTGTGCCACCTCCTGCGCATGGAGCGCAGCGCGTTCCTCAGGATCGTCCAGGCGAACGTCGGCGACGGCACCATAATCATCAACAACCTTATCCAG TACCTCAAGGAGAAGAGGGACAGCGGCGCCATCGCCGGCGTCGCGGAGGAGATCGAGTACTTGCTAGCTCGGGGCCAGCTCGAGCTCCCCGTCACGCTCTGCTACGCCGCGTCCAGAGGAGACGACTTCCTcatgcatcagctcctcaagcgcGGGGTCGATCCCAACGAGTCAGATAACTATTGGCATACAGCACTG CACGTCTCAGCTTCCGGTGGACATGAGCAGTGCATCAAGCTTCTGCTAGAGCATGGCGCTGATCCTAATGCTTCAG ACGCGCAAGGAAGAGTGCCCCTGTGGGAGGCCCTGTCGCGGGGGCACCGCGGGGCCGCGCAGCTGCTGGCGGACGGCGGCGCGGACCTGGCGTCGGGCGACGCGGCGCTCTACGCGCGCGCGGCCGTGGAGGCGGGCGACGTCGCGCTGCTGGAGGACGTGGCGCGCCACGGCGGGGACGTGACGGTGGCGTGCTGCGACGACGGCGGCACCGCGCTCCACCGCGCCGTGCTCCAGGGGGACGTCGGGATGGCCAGGGCCCTGCTGGAGCACGGTGCCGACGCCGACAGGGAGGACGGCGGCGGCCGGACCCCGCGGGACTTGGCGGGCCAGCTCGGCCACCGCGACATGCACCAGCTGTTCGGGCCGCCCTCGCAGTCGCAGCACCGGGAAGCGGTGGAGAGTCCGATCAGGCGGCAGGGCTCGGGAACGGAGGACCATGGCAGCAGCTGCAGGCCCGCCGTCGCGGTCGCGGCTCGGCCGGCGGTCACCAGGTTCAAGAGCGCGCCCGCGGCGAGGGTCCCGGTCGCGGTCGCGCAGCACGACGGCGCCGGTTCGTCGCCGTCACCGTCGTCGTCCAGGCACAGCAGTCCGCGGCGGATGGTCAGCTTCCGGAACTCCCTCTTCGGCGTCCTCTCCTCGTCACAAGTGAACAGGCACGACGGAGCAGCTGGCGGCGGGGGGCATAGCCGCCACGAGAGGCACACGCACAGCAGGTCGCGGGTCAGGGTGACCGTCTCCTGCCCCGAGCAGGGCGTCGGCGCGAGGAAGCTGGTGTTCATGCCTGAGACGATGGCGCAGCTCGTGGAGCTCGCCGGGAgccagtttgggttcgccccgacGAGGGTGGTGACCACAGACGGTGCCCAGGTTGACGACGCCAGGCTCGTCAGGGACGGCGACCACCTCCTCGTCGTCAcccatcagtggcagagggtgccCGACACTAAGATCGTGCATACGAATCAGTAG